A stretch of Bos taurus isolate L1 Dominette 01449 registration number 42190680 breed Hereford chromosome 5, ARS-UCD2.0, whole genome shotgun sequence DNA encodes these proteins:
- the TXN2 gene encoding thioredoxin, mitochondrial precursor (The RefSeq protein has 1 substitution compared to this genomic sequence), which yields MAQRLLLRRFLTSIISGKPSQSRWAPVASRALKTPQYSPGYLTVTPSQARSIYTTRVCSTTFNIQDGPDFQDRVVNSETPVVVDFHAQWCGPCKILGPRLEKVVAKQHGKVVMAKVDIDDHTDLALEYEVSAVPTVLAMKNGDVVDKFVGIKDEDQLEAFLKKLIG from the exons ATGGCTCAGCGACTTCTTCTGAGGAGGTTCCTGACCTCCATAATCTCCGGGAAGCCCTCTCAGAGTCGGTGGGCACCCGTCGCCTCCAGGGCCCTGCAGACCCCACAGTACAGTCCTGGTTACCTGACAGTAACACCCAGCCAAGCCCGGTCTATATACACCACCAGAGTCTGTTCAACAACCTTTAACATCCAGGATGGACCTGATTTTCAAGACCGAGTTGTCAATAGTGAGACACCAGTGGTTGTGGATTTCCATGCACA ATGGTGTGGTCCCTGCAAGATCCTGGGGCCCCGGTTAGAGAAGGTGGTGGCCAAGCAGCATGGAAAGGTGGTGATGGCCAAAGTGGATATCGATGACCACACAGACCTCGCCCTAGAGTATGAG GTGTCAGCTGTGCCCACCGTACTGGCTATGAAGAATGGGGATGTGGTGGACAAGTTTGTGGGGATCAAGGATGAAGACCAGCTAGAGGCTTTCCTGAAGAAACTGATTGGCTGA